One genomic region from Prevotella sp. Rep29 encodes:
- the ribF gene encoding riboflavin biosynthesis protein RibF, which translates to MQTIFLNETYSGNKDCVATIGFFDGVHKGHEFLIRRVITDARNLGLAAAVVTFDRHPREVLGGGNGPGMLCTLEERIERIGRTGIDFCFVVPFSREVSMLSAHDFMKDVLKGQFGVRQLVIGYDNRFGHDRTEGFEDYVRFGSEMGMEVLGCSAFQEDGVYVSSSVIRGYLSNGQITEATQCLGYQYSLTARVVRGEQEGRKMGFPTANLDISHTRKLIPQQGVYAVYVHIGDDSRRWLGMMNIGRRPTFGDKPMTAEVHILDFNGDLYGKEISVAFIRRLRGERLFASPEELAEQLRRDCMEVKTHPNLSPNGEEIKTHPNPPEGRG; encoded by the coding sequence ATGCAGACTATTTTTCTGAACGAGACGTACAGTGGAAACAAGGATTGTGTGGCGACTATCGGCTTTTTCGATGGTGTGCATAAGGGTCACGAGTTTCTTATCCGACGGGTGATTACTGATGCCCGGAACTTGGGGTTGGCTGCTGCGGTGGTCACTTTCGACCGCCATCCCCGTGAGGTGTTGGGGGGTGGCAATGGTCCGGGAATGCTGTGTACGCTTGAGGAGCGTATCGAAAGGATTGGCAGGACGGGCATCGACTTCTGCTTTGTGGTTCCGTTCAGTCGCGAGGTGTCGATGTTGTCGGCTCATGACTTCATGAAGGATGTGCTCAAAGGTCAGTTTGGTGTGCGGCAGCTTGTCATCGGTTACGACAATCGTTTCGGTCACGACCGGACGGAAGGGTTTGAGGACTATGTGCGTTTCGGCAGCGAAATGGGCATGGAGGTGTTGGGATGCAGTGCCTTTCAGGAAGATGGGGTTTATGTCAGTTCGTCTGTCATACGTGGTTATCTTTCAAACGGGCAGATTACTGAAGCCACACAATGTCTCGGTTATCAATATTCGCTCACGGCACGGGTGGTGCGTGGCGAACAGGAAGGGCGCAAAATGGGTTTCCCTACTGCCAATCTTGACATCAGCCATACGCGCAAACTGATTCCTCAGCAGGGTGTGTATGCTGTCTATGTGCATATCGGCGATGACAGCCGGCGCTGGTTGGGGATGATGAATATCGGACGGCGTCCGACGTTCGGCGACAAGCCGATGACAGCAGAGGTGCATATCCTCGACTTCAACGGAGATTTGTACGGGAAGGAGATTTCCGTCGCATTCATCCGCCGTCTGCGTGGCGAGCGGCTGTTTGCTTCGCCTGAGGAACTGGCAGAACAGTTGCGCAGGGATTGTATGGAGGTGAAGACCCACCCTAACCTTTCCCCAAATGGAGAGGAAATAAAGACCCACCCTAACCCTCCCGAGGGAAGGGGATGA
- a CDS encoding CPBP family intramembrane glutamic endopeptidase — protein MRKAIIYLCVFVAVQIFVIYAVQTVWLMAEGMEVGRALQLVLSGKAVTSVPMLIAASAAYSMILLIVFLKARWSEVSPNYLRTRPWAVIFWSAVAAMGTIIPSLWLQEQMPALPDIMKNEFAAILSSPWGYLTICIFAPVVEEVIFRGAVLRALMERTDEKKGFWVPVLISAVLFAVVHINPAQMPHAFLLGILLGWMYARTGSIIPGIVVHWVNNTVAYVGFHLLPGSMDAQLTDLFGSPTRVLLAVALSLVCILLPAIFQLHLRMKKAS, from the coding sequence ATGAGAAAAGCGATTATTTATCTGTGTGTGTTTGTTGCCGTACAAATTTTCGTCATCTATGCCGTACAGACGGTTTGGCTGATGGCGGAAGGGATGGAAGTCGGTCGTGCCCTGCAACTTGTATTATCGGGCAAGGCGGTCACCTCCGTTCCTATGCTGATAGCTGCCTCGGCAGCATATAGCATGATTCTGCTCATCGTCTTCCTGAAGGCACGATGGAGTGAAGTCTCCCCCAACTATCTGCGCACGCGTCCCTGGGCTGTCATCTTCTGGTCTGCCGTTGCCGCCATGGGCACCATCATTCCTTCGCTCTGGCTACAGGAACAGATGCCTGCGCTGCCCGACATCATGAAAAACGAGTTTGCTGCCATTCTGAGTTCTCCCTGGGGGTATCTCACCATCTGCATCTTCGCTCCCGTCGTTGAGGAGGTGATTTTCCGCGGAGCCGTGTTGCGTGCATTGATGGAGCGGACTGATGAAAAGAAGGGTTTCTGGGTTCCCGTCCTTATCTCTGCCGTGCTGTTTGCTGTCGTTCACATAAACCCGGCGCAGATGCCTCACGCTTTCCTGCTCGGCATTCTCCTGGGTTGGATGTATGCCCGCACCGGAAGCATCATTCCGGGCATCGTGGTCCATTGGGTGAACAACACCGTCGCCTACGTTGGTTTTCATCTGCTTCCCGGGTCGATGGATGCCCAGCTTACTGACCTTTTCGGCAGTCCCACCCGCGTCCTGCTGGCAGTAGCCCTCTCGCTCGTGTGCATCCTCCTACCGGCGATTTTCCAACTTCACCTGCGGATGAAGAAGGCATCATGA
- a CDS encoding outer membrane beta-barrel protein, whose translation MTVVAKHVRMKRNGEIEVNLSNNPIAKTKTMLEMLNFVKGVKADDSGVSIYGREGTIIYIENRRASVKELQAIPASMIKKVIVAPHAATRHGSQASGGVIRVMLKDQVGLLGSVTERLQMDKNGFVDNGLSPTIFFKQGRHALFSSLTAGYGRYLVEREQKSVSSDDVSLTSTRTKNKDFLIKENLSYTYNFSEKNFLNIFTGIDFNHFRSRLNSHTESSLLDIASKSKPVGYNAGLQYRQYLGKKTDSYVNMKYTYSGNKSKNTKSYLSDDERSDQTSEKHFNYHQLHPMVSLSFKHSQELEAGVRLNFLNDNNDNQGVRIFSLDQLTDLKYRLKGIDFNPWIEYSKTLGENLYLRLGLIYYRGRLKYEDRLKGNVYRTRQNGLFPNVLLQWMINQQTGRGLTVAYRHDYSMPNYGYYNPEPIYVSKNFYSIGNFSLKKATFDTAEMNFHLNSNWTFTLRAEWWRNIIRIMTHQSETDKNVYYTIPENVGKRKKIAASAHWNEKIGIWNTNTSLSLTTEEEKMPGRKALNRCHIVFDTSNQFQINKHIGLTAFFYAETKKKQLGFTKHGTYSFDLGGYCNLLKGDLNINLLLLNVLHKEEKVTMVGSNYDIFRTDMSPKTRAKLTAIWRFRSGKKVKMKNMNVGESLERTAPVL comes from the coding sequence GTGACGGTCGTTGCCAAACATGTCCGCATGAAAAGGAATGGGGAAATAGAGGTCAACCTGTCTAACAATCCTATCGCGAAAACAAAGACGATGCTTGAGATGCTCAACTTTGTAAAAGGGGTGAAGGCAGATGATAGCGGTGTAAGTATCTACGGACGCGAAGGAACTATCATCTATATAGAGAACCGCAGGGCGTCTGTAAAAGAACTACAGGCAATTCCCGCTTCAATGATTAAGAAAGTAATTGTTGCACCGCACGCAGCCACCCGACACGGCAGCCAAGCAAGCGGCGGCGTCATTCGTGTCATGCTGAAAGACCAGGTGGGGCTTCTCGGATCGGTGACGGAAAGGCTGCAGATGGACAAGAATGGCTTTGTTGACAACGGCTTGTCGCCGACGATATTCTTCAAGCAAGGACGCCATGCGCTCTTCAGCAGCTTGACGGCAGGCTATGGACGGTATCTGGTTGAACGTGAACAGAAAAGCGTTTCTTCTGATGACGTCTCCCTGACAAGCACACGCACGAAAAACAAGGATTTCCTTATAAAAGAGAATCTGAGCTATACCTACAATTTCTCGGAAAAGAACTTCCTGAACATTTTCACAGGGATAGACTTTAACCACTTCAGGTCGCGACTGAACAGTCATACGGAATCCTCTCTTCTTGACATCGCATCGAAGTCGAAACCCGTGGGATATAATGCAGGACTACAGTACAGGCAGTATCTTGGCAAGAAAACAGACAGCTATGTGAACATGAAATATACCTACTCGGGGAACAAGTCAAAAAACACAAAGAGCTATCTCTCGGACGACGAAAGGAGCGACCAGACCTCAGAGAAGCATTTCAACTACCACCAGCTGCATCCGATGGTAAGCCTGTCCTTCAAGCACAGCCAGGAATTAGAAGCTGGAGTGAGACTTAATTTCCTCAATGACAACAACGACAACCAAGGCGTTCGGATATTCTCCCTAGACCAACTTACCGACTTGAAATACAGGTTGAAAGGCATTGATTTCAACCCATGGATTGAATACAGCAAAACTCTCGGCGAGAATCTGTATCTCCGCCTGGGACTTATCTATTACCGGGGCAGACTGAAGTATGAGGACAGGCTGAAAGGCAACGTCTATAGAACACGACAGAACGGACTGTTCCCTAACGTCCTGCTGCAATGGATGATAAACCAGCAGACCGGTCGAGGGCTGACGGTAGCCTATCGCCATGATTATTCCATGCCCAACTATGGATACTATAACCCCGAGCCAATCTATGTGTCCAAGAATTTCTACAGCATCGGAAACTTCTCACTGAAGAAAGCGACATTTGACACGGCTGAAATGAACTTTCACCTCAATTCCAACTGGACTTTCACCCTGCGGGCAGAGTGGTGGAGAAACATCATACGCATCATGACCCACCAAAGCGAGACAGACAAAAACGTATATTACACCATACCGGAGAATGTCGGAAAAAGGAAAAAGATTGCGGCTTCCGCACATTGGAACGAGAAAATAGGCATCTGGAATACAAATACAAGCCTGTCGCTCACAACCGAAGAAGAAAAGATGCCTGGACGAAAAGCATTGAACCGCTGCCACATCGTATTTGACACCAGCAACCAATTCCAAATCAATAAACATATAGGGCTGACAGCATTTTTCTATGCAGAGACCAAGAAAAAACAGCTTGGGTTTACGAAACACGGGACATACTCCTTCGACCTGGGGGGATATTGCAACTTGCTAAAAGGAGACCTAAACATCAACCTGCTGCTGCTCAACGTCTTGCACAAAGAAGAGAAGGTAACGATGGTGGGCAGCAACTATGATATTTTCAGAACTGACATGTCACCCAAGACTCGCGCGAAACTAACGGCTATCTGGCGGTTCAGATCAGGAAAGAAAGTGAAAATGAAAAATATGAATGTAGGAGAATCGCTGGAAAGAACAGCACCGGTCCTTTAA
- a CDS encoding cysteine peptidase family C39 domain-containing protein, with protein MKTFPFHLQHDAMQCGVACLRMVSEYFGERFTMDELDEDDGTANNYQYNKEIFVNLKPNNL; from the coding sequence ATGAAAACATTTCCTTTCCACCTTCAGCATGACGCGATGCAGTGCGGAGTTGCCTGCCTGCGGATGGTCTCCGAATATTTCGGGGAACGGTTTACCATGGATGAACTTGATGAAGATGATGGAACTGCCAACAATTATCAATATAATAAAGAAATATTTGTCAACCTAAAACCAAACAATTTATGA
- a CDS encoding acetate kinase yields MKILVLNCGSSSIKYALYNMDDRSVMASGGAERVGLDGAFVKVKLPNGEKREIKHDIPEHTEGVKFIFSLLTDPEIGAIKDLREIDAVGHRMVHGGEKFNKSVVINDEVLRVFKECIDLAPLHNPANLKGVEAVSELMPGLPQVGVFDTAFHQTMPKKAYMYAIPYELYTKYGVRRYGFHGTSHRYVARRVCDFLHVKPEEQRIITCHIGNGGSVAAVKYGECIDTSMGLTPLEGLMMGTRSGDIDGGAITFIEKKLGLDADGMSALLNKKSGVAGITEGKSDMRDVESAAEAGDERAQLALDMYFYRIKKYVGAYAAAMGGVDIIVFTAGVGENQAGMREEVCHDMEWMGVRIDNELNASVRGKEVELSTPDSKVKVCIIPTDEELMIATDTMNLL; encoded by the coding sequence ATGAAAATATTGGTATTGAATTGCGGTAGCTCGTCCATCAAATACGCATTATACAATATGGACGACCGCTCGGTGATGGCATCGGGCGGTGCCGAGCGCGTCGGACTCGACGGCGCTTTCGTGAAAGTGAAACTGCCCAATGGCGAGAAACGGGAAATCAAGCACGACATACCCGAGCATACGGAGGGCGTGAAATTCATCTTCTCACTGCTCACCGACCCGGAAATCGGAGCCATCAAAGACCTCAGGGAGATAGATGCCGTGGGACACCGGATGGTGCACGGCGGAGAGAAGTTCAACAAGAGCGTGGTCATCAACGACGAAGTGCTGCGCGTGTTCAAGGAATGCATCGACCTGGCACCGCTCCACAATCCTGCCAACCTGAAAGGTGTGGAGGCAGTGTCCGAACTCATGCCGGGACTGCCGCAGGTGGGCGTGTTCGACACGGCGTTCCACCAGACCATGCCGAAGAAAGCCTATATGTATGCCATCCCCTACGAACTCTACACGAAATACGGCGTGCGCCGCTACGGGTTCCACGGCACGAGCCACCGCTACGTAGCCCGTCGGGTGTGCGACTTCCTCCATGTGAAGCCCGAAGAACAGCGCATCATCACCTGCCATATCGGCAACGGAGGGTCGGTGGCAGCCGTGAAATACGGAGAATGCATCGATACGTCCATGGGGCTCACCCCCCTGGAAGGACTGATGATGGGCACCCGCAGCGGCGACATCGACGGCGGAGCCATCACCTTCATCGAGAAGAAACTCGGACTCGATGCCGACGGCATGTCAGCCCTGCTCAACAAGAAGAGCGGTGTGGCAGGCATTACCGAAGGAAAGAGCGACATGCGCGACGTGGAAAGTGCGGCAGAAGCAGGCGACGAACGGGCACAGCTGGCGCTCGACATGTACTTCTACCGCATCAAGAAATACGTGGGAGCCTACGCAGCAGCCATGGGAGGCGTCGATATCATCGTCTTCACGGCAGGAGTGGGCGAGAACCAGGCAGGCATGCGCGAGGAAGTGTGCCACGATATGGAATGGATGGGCGTGCGCATCGACAACGAGCTGAACGCCTCCGTGAGAGGAAAAGAGGTGGAACTCTCCACACCCGACTCGAAAGTGAAGGTGTGCATCATCCCGACCGACGAGGAACTCATGATAGCCACAGACACCATGAACCTCCTATAA
- the pta gene encoding phosphate acetyltransferase, which produces MEIIERIVERAKGNRQRIVLPEATEERTLRAADKVLADGVADIILIGSPEEISRLAEAWGLTHIGKATIVNPLDSPKSEEYAALLAELRKNKGMTIEQARELVKNPLYYGCMIIKTGDADGQISGALSTTAETLRPALQIIKTKPGITCVSGAMLLITQQPQYGENGVLVVGDVAVTPVPDADQLAQIAVCTADTARAVAGIDNPRVAMLSFSTKGSAQHEVVDKVVEATRLAKERRPELEIDGELQADAALVPAIGEKKAPGSHIAGHANVLIYPNLEVGNISYKLVQRLGGATAIGPVLQGIAKPVNDLSRGCSVEDIYYLVAITACQAMDAK; this is translated from the coding sequence ATGGAAATCATTGAGAGAATCGTTGAACGCGCGAAGGGTAACAGGCAGCGCATCGTGCTTCCCGAAGCAACGGAAGAGCGCACATTGAGAGCTGCCGACAAGGTGTTGGCAGACGGAGTGGCAGACATCATCCTGATAGGCAGTCCGGAGGAAATCAGCCGGCTGGCGGAGGCGTGGGGACTGACACACATCGGCAAAGCCACCATCGTCAATCCGCTGGACAGCCCCAAGAGCGAGGAGTATGCCGCACTGCTGGCAGAACTTCGCAAGAACAAGGGAATGACCATCGAACAGGCGCGCGAACTGGTGAAGAATCCGCTCTATTACGGATGTATGATTATCAAGACGGGAGATGCCGACGGACAGATTAGCGGCGCACTGAGCACAACGGCAGAAACCTTGCGCCCGGCACTGCAAATCATCAAGACCAAGCCCGGTATCACCTGCGTGAGCGGCGCCATGCTCCTCATCACGCAGCAGCCGCAATACGGCGAAAACGGCGTGCTGGTCGTGGGCGACGTGGCAGTGACACCCGTGCCCGATGCCGACCAGCTGGCGCAGATTGCCGTCTGCACCGCCGATACCGCACGGGCAGTGGCGGGAATCGACAATCCGCGCGTGGCGATGCTGAGTTTCTCTACCAAGGGAAGTGCGCAGCATGAGGTGGTGGACAAGGTGGTTGAGGCGACACGCCTTGCGAAAGAGCGGCGACCCGAACTCGAAATCGACGGCGAACTGCAGGCTGACGCAGCCCTCGTCCCCGCCATCGGAGAGAAGAAAGCACCGGGAAGCCACATCGCGGGCCATGCCAACGTGCTCATTTATCCCAACCTCGAGGTGGGCAACATCTCCTACAAGCTCGTGCAGCGCTTAGGAGGCGCAACAGCCATAGGACCCGTCCTGCAGGGAATAGCCAAGCCCGTGAACGACCTGAGCCGCGGATGCTCCGTGGAAGATATCTACTACCTCGTAGCCATCACAGCCTGCCAGGCGATGGATGCGAAATGA